The genomic region GGAAGGCCAGGTCGACCAACCGCGGGCCGTCGGGTACGGGCATGCCCGCGTCGCACACCAGCACCCCGTCGCCATGGCCCAGCTCGGCCAGCGCACCGGCGAGGTGACGGTTCAGTATTCCGGCCTTCTTCACTGCGCAGCGACCTCCGCCGCCGTGGGGAAGGACGCCTGCGCGCCCTCCTTCGTCACGGTCACCGCCCCGACCCGTGCCGCGTAGGCGGCCGCCTCCGCGAGGGACTCACCGGCCCCCAGCCGGAACGCCAGCGCGGCGGTGAACGCGTCACCCGCGCCGGTCGTGTCCACCGCGCTCACCTTCACGGACGGCACCCGGGAGACGCCCTCCGCGGAGGCGACCAGCGCGCCCTGAGCGCCCAGCGTCACCACCACCGACCGCGGCCCCTTCGCGAGCAGGATCCGCGCCCAGTCCTCCGGGCTGTCCCCGACCGCGGCCGAGCCCAGGATCACCTTCGCCTCGTGCTCGTTGACGATCAGCGGATCGCACGCCGCCAGCACCTCCTGCGGAAGAGGCCGCGGCGGCGAGGGGTTCAGCACGAAACGGCTCTCCGGCGCCAGGTTCCGTACGACCTCCACCACCGTCTCCAGCGGGATCTCCAACTGCGCCGACACCACCCGGGAGCCCTGGAAGAGGCACCCTGCGGCGCTGACGTCCTCCGGGGCCAGCCGGCCGTTCGCACCCGGCGAGACGACGATGCTGTTGTCCCCGGACGGGTCGACCGTGATCAGCGCGACCCCGGTCGGCGCGCCGCCCACCAGGACACCCACCGTGTCCACGCCGGCCGAGCGCTGCGAGTCCAGCAGCAGCCGGCCGTACGCGTCGTCGCCGACCCGGGCCAGCAGCGCCGTACGGGCTCCGAGCCGGGCGGCCGCGACCGCCTGGTTCGCGCCCTTGCCGCCCGGGTGGACGGCCAGGTCGGAGCCGAGCACGGTCTCGCCGGCACCGGGCCGGCGCTCGACACCGATCACGAGGTCGGCGTTGGCCGACCCCACGACCAGGAGGTCGTAGTCGTACATGAGTTGTCTCCCCACGTGAGTGACATGGGCGGGCGGCCCCACCAACGGTGGACGACCGCCCGCCGTTCCCCGAGGTCAGCCGCTGAACCCGGCCACGTTCTCCTTCGTGACCACCTTCACCGGCACCTTCACCGTCTCCTCGACCTTCTTGCCCTGGAGGGCCTTCAGCGCGTTGTCCACGGCGATCTTCCCGAGCTGGGACGGCTGCTGCGCCACGGACGCGTACAGCGTGCCGCCCTCGACCGCCTTCAGTCCGTCAGGCGTGCCGTCGAAGCCGACCACGGAGACCGACGTGCCGGCCTTGGAGCCCAGGGCCTTGATCGCGCCGAGCGCCATCTCGTCGTTGGCGGCGATGACGCCCTGGACGTCCGGGTGGGCCTGGAGCAGGTTCGACATC from Streptomyces chartreusis NRRL 3882 harbors:
- a CDS encoding ribokinase, translated to MYDYDLLVVGSANADLVIGVERRPGAGETVLGSDLAVHPGGKGANQAVAAARLGARTALLARVGDDAYGRLLLDSQRSAGVDTVGVLVGGAPTGVALITVDPSGDNSIVVSPGANGRLAPEDVSAAGCLFQGSRVVSAQLEIPLETVVEVVRNLAPESRFVLNPSPPRPLPQEVLAACDPLIVNEHEAKVILGSAAVGDSPEDWARILLAKGPRSVVVTLGAQGALVASAEGVSRVPSVKVSAVDTTGAGDAFTAALAFRLGAGESLAEAAAYAARVGAVTVTKEGAQASFPTAAEVAAQ